The following is a genomic window from Thioclava electrotropha.
TTCGTCCTCCAAAGCCAACTCGTCTACCGAAGCCCGCGATCCGCGTGAGGAACTGCCCGATCATCTCGGAGCCCTGCGCGCCTTCGCCCTGTCGCTGACCCGGAATTCGGCCTCTGCCGACGACCTCGTGCAGGACACGATCGTCAAGGCGTGGTCGAATATCGAGAAATTCGAGCGCGGCACGAACCTGCGTGCGTGGCTCTTCACGATCCTGCGCAATACCTTCTACTCGGACCGCCGAAAGCGTAAGCGCGAGGTTGCAGACCCCGAGGGTATCCACGCGGCTTCGCTCTACGAGAAACCTGCGCATGACGGACGTCTCGCGATGAACGATTTCGTCGTGGCCTTCGATCAGCTCAGCCCCGAACACCGCGAGGTTCTGACCCTCGTCGGCGCCTCGGGCTTCTCCTACGAGGAAGCCGCCGGAATGATGGGCGTCGCAGTCGGGACGGTGAAAAGTCGTGCCAACCGAGCCCGCGCCCGGCTTGCGGAGATGCTCGGGCTGGAAGAAGGTGAAGACATTCTGTCCGGCTCGGATCGAAATTCGCTGGCCGTGATGGGCAAATCCGGAGTTGCCGCCGCATGAATTCGGAAGCCGCGAAAGCGGCAGACGACGAGCACTACAGTGACCACGCCCCGTTTCAAGCTCGGAAACGGGGCGTCATTCCCTTTTTTGACGGGCTTGGCGTGCGGCTGGCCTTCATGCTGGCCGTCGCGCTCTTCCCCCTGCTGATCATCGCCGTGCTGCAATCGACCTCGGTCGTTCGCGAAGCGCAGGCGCGCTCCGAGGCCGCCCTGATGGGCGAGACGATGCGCGCCGTCGCAGGCGAGACGCGGGTGATCCAGCACGCGCAGGATGCAGCCCGCGTCCTTGCCAGCACCGTCCAGCCGCTCGTGGGTAGTGACGAGGCCTGCTCGAACTGGATGCGGCAGATCTCGGGCGCCTTCCCCGAATTCTCCCTCGTCGCCTTCATTCCCGACAGCGGTAAGATGAGCTGCTCGAACTCGGGCAAGAGTTACGATTTCAAAGGTCAGGACATCTTCGAGAGGATGATGACCGCGGATCGCACCAGCTTCTACGTCAATCGCGATGCGCCGGTGTCGGGCACCTCGGTGCTGGGCGTGGCCCATCCCGTCTACAACGCGGCGGGCGATCATATCGGGATCATCGCGATCTCGATGAGCCACTCCTCGCTTTCGCTGGCGAAGGACGGGCCGAAGCTCGCCGACGATCGGCCGCTGGTGATCATGACCTTCGACCGCGAGGGTACGATCCTGACCTCCTCGGACGGACTGTCGAACACCCAGTCGCACCTGCCCGTCGACCGCTCCCTGAAACTGCTGGCCGGCAATGGCGCGGTCACCTTCTCGGGGGATTCCAACCTCGGAATAGAGCGGGTCTATTCCGTCGTCGAACTCGTCCCCGACCAACTCTATGCACTCGGTAGCTGGCCCGCGCAGGCCGCCTCCGCGCTGAGCCCCTTCGCCGATATCTCGCCGGTGCTGTTCCCCGCGCTGATGTGGATGGCGAGCCTGCTCGTCGCCTATTTCGCGATGCAGAAACTGGTCATCGGCCACGTCCGCAAACTGTCGAGCGCAATCACCAGCTTCGCCACCGGCAGCCGGATCGTGGGCAATCTCAACCTGTCGACCGCGCCTTCGGAAATCCGCGATCTCGCCGAAGCCTACGACCGGATGACCGAGACTATCCTGCATGACGAGGCCGAACTGGAAGACATGGTGCACCACAAGGAAGTGCTGCTCCGCGAGGTCCACCACCGGGTGAAGAACAACCTCCAGCTCATCGCCTCGATCATCAACATGCAGATGCGGCAGGCGCGCACGCCCGAAGCCAAGGGGCTGATGAAATCGCTGCAGGAGCGGGTCATCTCGCTCGCGACGATCCACCGCGGCCTCTACCAGACCTCCGGGCTCACCGATATCCGCGCGCAGGAGCTGCTACCCGATATCGTGCGCCAGATCACCCGCCTTGCAACCGGGCCGGGCCGCCATGTCTCGGTCGACTGCCATATCGACGACATTCACCTGACGCCCGATCAGGCCGTGCCGCTCTCGCTTCTCCTGACCGAAGCGATGACCAACGCGATGAAATACGCCTCCGCCCGTGACGGCAAACCGAAGCTCGACATCTCGCTGAACAAGCTCGAAGGGATGCAGGCGCGTCTCAGCGTGCGCAATACCGTCGATACGGACGCCCCGCCGCTGGAGGCTGTGGACGGCACCGGGCTGGGGTCGCAACTGGTCAACGCCTTCGTGCAGCAGCTCTCCGGCACGATCGAGATCGAGACCACAAACGACGAATACCTGCTCAATGCTGACTTCACATTGCGCCCCCTCGTCGAGAGCGAATTGCGTCACGAAGAGCGCTTGAAATCTCGGAAACACGAAACAGTTTCTGAAGAGAGCAATTGAGTGAGATACCCGCCGCGGCGACCTCTGGTCACCTTCGCGGCCGTTCAGAAAAAACGAGCCGCATGGAACGTCTTAAACAAGCCGGAGTTCACGCCGAGAGCCGCGTCAGACTGCTTTTGACAGCAGCCGAGGCTTATCCCGTGCTCGAGGATGCCTTCCTCGACTCGCGGCACTCTATCCACGCCTCCTTCCGCGTCTTCGACCTCAACACGAAACTGAAATCGGATCGCGGGCGCGCCATCGGTGCGACTTGGTTCGACCTGATCATCCACCTGCTGAAACGTGGCGTGGCGATGCAGATCGACCTGACCGACTTCGACCCCTGCGCCAAGCCCGAGCTGCATCGCATGACGTGGTCGTCGATCCGCATGTTCTGCGCTGCGCGCGAACTGGCCGGGCCGAACGCCAATCTGCAGCTGCGCGCACTGATGCACCCGGCGCAATCGGGCATCCTGCCGCGCACGATCTTCTGGCCCTATGTCTATTACAAGCTCGGCAACCACGCGAGCTGGCTCAACGGGATGGACGAGGCCAAGCGGCTGACGGCGATGCGCGACATGCCGGGGCTGCGGGAATATCTCAAGACCGGATCGGATAATAAAATCCACCGCAAGTTCCGCGGCGCGCCTCCGAAACTGTTCCCGGCGACGCATCACCAGAAGCTTGCCGTGTTCGACGACAAGAAGCTCTATATCGGTGGGCTGGATCTCGACAACCGCCGCTTCGACACGCCCGTGCACGAGCGCGACGGCGAGATGACCTGGCACGATGTGCAGTTGATGATGACCGGCCCCGTCGTCGCCGAGGCGAAGGCCCATCTGGAGACCTTCCACGAAAGCTGCGCCGGCGACAAGCTGGCTAAGCCGCCGCGTCGCCTGCTCCGCACGATTTCGCAGCGGCGCAAATTCGCGACCTTCCGGATCGGGCCGAAGCTCTATCGGACCGAGATCGAGAACGCGCATGAGATGCTGATCGCGCGCGCGCAG
Proteins encoded in this region:
- a CDS encoding RNA polymerase sigma factor translates to MTSSSKANSSTEARDPREELPDHLGALRAFALSLTRNSASADDLVQDTIVKAWSNIEKFERGTNLRAWLFTILRNTFYSDRRKRKREVADPEGIHAASLYEKPAHDGRLAMNDFVVAFDQLSPEHREVLTLVGASGFSYEEAAGMMGVAVGTVKSRANRARARLAEMLGLEEGEDILSGSDRNSLAVMGKSGVAAA
- a CDS encoding sensor histidine kinase, encoding MNSEAAKAADDEHYSDHAPFQARKRGVIPFFDGLGVRLAFMLAVALFPLLIIAVLQSTSVVREAQARSEAALMGETMRAVAGETRVIQHAQDAARVLASTVQPLVGSDEACSNWMRQISGAFPEFSLVAFIPDSGKMSCSNSGKSYDFKGQDIFERMMTADRTSFYVNRDAPVSGTSVLGVAHPVYNAAGDHIGIIAISMSHSSLSLAKDGPKLADDRPLVIMTFDREGTILTSSDGLSNTQSHLPVDRSLKLLAGNGAVTFSGDSNLGIERVYSVVELVPDQLYALGSWPAQAASALSPFADISPVLFPALMWMASLLVAYFAMQKLVIGHVRKLSSAITSFATGSRIVGNLNLSTAPSEIRDLAEAYDRMTETILHDEAELEDMVHHKEVLLREVHHRVKNNLQLIASIINMQMRQARTPEAKGLMKSLQERVISLATIHRGLYQTSGLTDIRAQELLPDIVRQITRLATGPGRHVSVDCHIDDIHLTPDQAVPLSLLLTEAMTNAMKYASARDGKPKLDISLNKLEGMQARLSVRNTVDTDAPPLEAVDGTGLGSQLVNAFVQQLSGTIEIETTNDEYLLNADFTLRPLVESELRHEERLKSRKHETVSEESN
- a CDS encoding phospholipase D-like domain-containing protein, with the translated sequence MERLKQAGVHAESRVRLLLTAAEAYPVLEDAFLDSRHSIHASFRVFDLNTKLKSDRGRAIGATWFDLIIHLLKRGVAMQIDLTDFDPCAKPELHRMTWSSIRMFCAARELAGPNANLQLRALMHPAQSGILPRTIFWPYVYYKLGNHASWLNGMDEAKRLTAMRDMPGLREYLKTGSDNKIHRKFRGAPPKLFPATHHQKLAVFDDKKLYIGGLDLDNRRFDTPVHERDGEMTWHDVQLMMTGPVVAEAKAHLETFHESCAGDKLAKPPRRLLRTISQRRKFATFRIGPKLYRTEIENAHEMLIARAQKLIYLESQFFRSRNLANHLARAARENPNLNLILILPAAPETLMMADRPTSDVRYGEYLQVRALDIIREAFGSRLFIGCPAEPRIADPDDDGAMRTGGAPLIYVHAKVSIFDEDAALITSANLNGRSLHWDSEAGVYLRRNDGIPAMRRRLMRHWLPPAPEEAFFDPTRAVSAWTELARENGTKAPEDREGFVLPYDMEAARKIARKLPFIPEEMV